A window of the Cystobacter fuscus genome harbors these coding sequences:
- a CDS encoding TolC family protein, producing the protein MRRVPLLLVSCLVLGAPPALAQPDSPTATSASAASSASLSLASLPDEKGLASLLWAHSPEFATARARLAAARAEVVRARQLPNPEMDLSVGTIAVGPTNPPGLNRLTQVPNAGVGISELIELGKRGPRGDAARAALASTALEVQSDLRERTYDVLERAAEVATSEVRLAELERLAEDATRLTELQRVRAQRGDTAGLDVDRATLEETQLQGQLVEEHSRLAAALLACSQTVGLSCSPFGGREVASQFLSSRLSRPLPPSEVEQRPDLLSLEAQRRGAQSSLTLARRRWIPDPTVRVGYLRDQFLISGNQRDSLGVSLSFPLPVFDHGQADALAASAQAEASARARVQLTAQAERDTQSLTTQRDAVAARRERVRQQTLPLASSLVQRLEAAVKAGGASLQDLLLARRTYGQLLLDAADIDLSAFRLSLDLDRVRSAGPKPPPELGEHF; encoded by the coding sequence GTGCGTCGTGTTCCACTGCTGCTCGTCTCCTGTCTGGTGCTCGGGGCCCCCCCCGCCCTCGCCCAGCCCGACTCCCCCACCGCCACATCAGCGTCCGCCGCCTCGTCCGCCTCCCTGTCGCTCGCCTCGCTGCCCGACGAGAAGGGCCTGGCCTCGCTGCTGTGGGCGCACTCGCCCGAGTTCGCCACCGCCCGTGCCCGCCTCGCCGCCGCTCGCGCCGAGGTGGTGCGCGCGCGCCAGCTCCCCAATCCCGAGATGGATCTCTCCGTCGGAACCATCGCGGTGGGGCCCACCAACCCGCCGGGGCTGAATCGGCTGACGCAGGTGCCCAACGCGGGGGTGGGCATCTCGGAGCTCATCGAGTTGGGCAAGCGCGGCCCCCGTGGCGATGCGGCCCGGGCGGCCCTGGCCTCCACCGCGCTCGAGGTGCAGTCCGACCTGCGCGAGCGCACCTATGACGTGCTGGAGCGCGCGGCGGAGGTGGCCACCTCCGAGGTGCGTCTGGCCGAGCTGGAGCGTCTGGCCGAGGACGCCACGCGGCTGACGGAGCTGCAACGCGTCCGGGCGCAGCGGGGCGACACCGCGGGCCTGGACGTGGACCGGGCCACGCTGGAGGAGACGCAGCTCCAGGGACAGCTCGTCGAGGAGCACAGCCGGCTGGCCGCGGCGCTCCTAGCGTGCTCACAGACGGTGGGGTTGTCCTGCTCGCCCTTCGGCGGTCGCGAGGTCGCGAGCCAATTCCTCTCCTCGCGCCTGTCGCGTCCGCTCCCGCCCTCCGAGGTGGAACAGCGGCCCGATCTGCTCTCGCTGGAGGCCCAGCGGCGCGGCGCTCAATCCTCGCTCACGCTCGCCCGGCGGCGCTGGATTCCGGATCCCACCGTGCGTGTGGGCTACCTGCGCGACCAGTTCCTCATCTCCGGCAACCAGCGCGACTCACTGGGTGTCAGCCTGTCCTTTCCCCTGCCCGTGTTCGATCATGGTCAGGCGGACGCGCTCGCCGCGAGCGCCCAGGCCGAGGCCTCCGCGCGGGCCCGCGTGCAGCTCACCGCCCAGGCCGAGCGCGACACCCAATCCCTCACCACCCAGCGCGACGCGGTGGCGGCCCGGCGCGAGCGCGTGCGCCAGCAGACGCTGCCCCTGGCCTCCTCGCTGGTGCAGCGGCTGGAGGCGGCGGTGAAGGCCGGAGGGGCCTCGCTGCAGGACCTGCTCCTCGCCCGGCGCACCTACGGCCAGCTCCTGCTGGATGCCGCCGACATCGACCTCTCCGCCTTCCGCCTCTCGCTGGACCTGGACCGCGTGCGCTCGGCCGGTCCCAAGCCGCCGCCGGAGCTCGGCGAGCACTTCTGA
- a CDS encoding DUF1993 domain-containing protein, with protein MEISIYQASIPTLRLMLRNLSQILHKAATFAEKERMSPESLLERRLAPDMFPLSRQVEIIVSGVKGCAARLAGRIDPNDESPEFAVFNRGAEQSFGERLTSFAALQALILGALGYLETLSREEIDAAPEAPVSVARPGEARVFENPRAFVLQCVLPNLYFHVTVVYALLRSAGVTLGKQDYEGAPVYQVVNRRFQ; from the coding sequence ATGGAAATTTCCATCTATCAGGCCAGCATTCCCACCTTGCGCCTCATGCTGCGGAATCTGAGCCAGATCCTGCACAAGGCCGCCACCTTCGCCGAGAAGGAGCGGATGAGCCCGGAGTCGCTCCTGGAGCGGCGCCTCGCTCCAGACATGTTTCCTCTCTCGAGACAGGTGGAAATCATCGTCTCCGGCGTGAAGGGCTGTGCTGCCCGGCTGGCCGGCCGCATCGACCCGAACGATGAGTCCCCCGAGTTCGCGGTCTTCAACCGCGGCGCCGAGCAGTCCTTCGGAGAGCGATTGACGTCATTCGCCGCTCTGCAGGCACTGATTCTGGGGGCGCTCGGCTATCTGGAGACCCTCTCGCGGGAGGAGATCGACGCCGCGCCAGAGGCGCCTGTCTCGGTGGCCAGGCCGGGAGAGGCTCGTGTCTTCGAGAATCCCCGGGCCTTCGTCCTCCAGTGTGTTCTGCCGAATCTCTATTTCCACGTGACCGTGGTGTACGCCTTGCTGAGATCGGCGGGAGTCACCCTCGGGAAACAGGACTACGAGGGCGCCCCGGTCTATCAGGTCGTGAATCGGCGCTTCCAGTGA
- a CDS encoding DUF6748 domain-containing protein produces the protein MTPRRPLLAATLAMGLLAGCSRNAPPPSSQPSESGGTPAQTDKPANETPTPPADTPSAGSNAAETAATQQSATYYVRDSGIRCIAPPCPAFIATRVDKPDEDGLQITDLDLNALGLSQEKRDSLMEATHTAPGIKVEAILGIGASAGPAGPAKILRISRVLESK, from the coding sequence ATGACCCCACGCCGTCCGCTGTTGGCCGCCACCCTCGCCATGGGCCTGCTCGCTGGATGCAGCCGCAATGCGCCGCCCCCGTCGTCGCAGCCCTCCGAGTCCGGTGGAACGCCCGCGCAGACCGACAAGCCCGCCAACGAGACTCCCACGCCGCCCGCCGACACCCCGTCGGCCGGGAGCAATGCGGCAGAGACTGCCGCCACCCAGCAGAGCGCCACCTATTACGTCCGAGACAGTGGCATCCGCTGCATCGCCCCGCCCTGCCCGGCCTTCATCGCCACCCGGGTGGACAAGCCCGACGAGGACGGGCTCCAGATCACCGACCTCGACCTCAACGCGCTGGGCCTCAGCCAGGAGAAGCGCGACAGCCTGATGGAGGCGACCCACACGGCCCCCGGCATCAAGGTGGAGGCCATCCTGGGCATCGGCGCGAGCGCCGGCCCCGCTGGCCCCGCCAAGATCCTGCGCATCAGCCGGGTCCTCGAGAGCAAGTAA
- a CDS encoding efflux RND transporter permease subunit, giving the protein MFDKLVDFSLKNRAAVLFFSVLVAIWGWVSFQGLTVEAFPDPTDTQVQVITLFPGQPSEEVERQIGLPLERALNGTPGLNRLRNLSLFGLSFVTLTFNDGVDGLMARQQVLERLREAELPEGITPELGPYATPIGEVYRYTLSGAKGDPMKLRTLQDWVVRPMMLRVNGVADVVSIGGLLREVHVQPDPARLASFGLTLDDLEKALQGGSKNASGGVLERGAEQLVIRSQGLFSTLDDIRDVRVATHDGTPVFIKDVAEVADGWAPRQGVVSRGTNLDSVEGIVLMRRGENPSDVLARLRDSVGEINHRLEQDGAKVEPFYDRTDLVNTTLKTVGHNLLEGGIVVTLVLFIFLLDLRAALVVGTLIPLSLLSSFIYLKMRGMSANLLSLGAVDFGVIVDGGVVIIESILLKLALGHGQGHGAPGEEVPVEERIRQATSQVVRPTVFSMLIIIAAYLPIFMLERVEGRIFSPMANTVVAALVGALVFSVTLVPVLASFVYRKGARHKESPVLKLAERAYGPTLRFALKRPALVLGVATAGLLVAGVMVPRLGSEFLPALNEGSIYMTFSLPPNVSLTEGRKLVPRITHLIEQAPQVEQVLSALGRPEDGTDAKLANNLEFFVKLKPPHEWPKETPTLDEVMDALKRPIDGIPGLEVNFSQPIGDNVNESISGQQGQIAVKLFGDDLAALQELAEKVKNSISHVEGVADLGLVKSAAVLQVQVTPDRVALARYGMDMGEFQHVLQTALSGQPVSEFWDGERRFDVVMRLPSSSRDDVEKIRKLRVPVDGGVTVPLEALAQVGNGQGRASINRENGRRYIGIRMNVRGRDMGSFVEEARAKVAREVPLPQGVGIEWGGEFESKERAMHRLLTVVPVALVLTLLLLFKAFNSFGRAVITLLNVPFALIGGVFGLFLAGMPLSVAAAVGFIALIGQAALNGVLVMSAIAERREAGEPLESAILNGAMERLRPVLMTASLAALGLVPACLSRGIGSETQKPLAVVIVAGTISACVLTLVLLPVLYRLFTQYTERLVDKMPVSFLKVVPSAEKIRKAG; this is encoded by the coding sequence ATGTTCGACAAACTCGTAGACTTCTCACTCAAGAACCGGGCCGCGGTCCTCTTCTTCTCGGTGCTGGTGGCCATCTGGGGCTGGGTGAGCTTCCAGGGCCTCACCGTGGAGGCCTTTCCGGATCCCACGGACACGCAGGTGCAGGTGATTACCCTCTTTCCCGGCCAGCCCTCGGAAGAGGTGGAGCGGCAGATTGGCCTGCCGCTGGAGCGCGCGCTCAATGGCACTCCGGGTCTGAACCGGCTGCGCAACCTGTCGCTCTTCGGGCTGTCCTTCGTCACCCTCACCTTCAACGACGGGGTGGACGGACTGATGGCGCGCCAGCAGGTGCTGGAGCGGTTGCGTGAAGCGGAGCTGCCCGAGGGCATCACCCCGGAGCTGGGGCCCTACGCCACGCCCATTGGCGAGGTGTACCGCTACACGCTCAGCGGCGCGAAGGGGGATCCCATGAAGCTGCGCACCCTGCAGGACTGGGTGGTGCGCCCGATGATGCTGCGGGTGAACGGCGTGGCGGACGTGGTGTCCATCGGTGGCCTGCTGCGCGAGGTGCACGTGCAGCCGGACCCGGCGCGTCTGGCCTCCTTCGGCCTGACGCTGGACGATCTGGAGAAGGCCCTCCAGGGCGGCAGCAAGAACGCCTCGGGCGGAGTCCTGGAGCGCGGCGCCGAGCAGCTCGTCATCCGCAGCCAGGGCCTCTTCTCCACGCTGGACGACATCCGCGACGTGCGCGTGGCCACGCATGACGGCACGCCCGTCTTCATCAAGGACGTGGCGGAGGTGGCGGACGGCTGGGCCCCGCGCCAGGGCGTGGTGAGCCGTGGCACCAACCTCGACTCCGTGGAGGGCATCGTGCTGATGCGCCGCGGGGAGAATCCCTCCGATGTGCTCGCGCGCCTGCGCGACTCGGTGGGGGAGATCAACCACCGCCTGGAGCAGGACGGGGCGAAGGTGGAGCCGTTCTATGATCGCACGGACCTGGTGAACACCACCCTCAAGACGGTGGGCCACAACCTGCTCGAGGGCGGCATCGTGGTGACGCTCGTCCTCTTCATCTTCCTGTTGGACCTGAGGGCGGCGCTGGTGGTGGGGACGCTGATTCCCCTCTCGCTGCTCAGCTCGTTCATCTACCTGAAGATGCGAGGCATGTCCGCCAACCTGTTGTCGCTGGGCGCGGTGGACTTCGGCGTCATCGTGGACGGCGGCGTGGTCATCATCGAGAGCATCCTGCTCAAGCTGGCGCTGGGCCACGGGCAGGGCCACGGGGCGCCGGGCGAGGAGGTGCCGGTGGAGGAGCGCATCCGCCAGGCCACCTCCCAGGTGGTGCGGCCCACGGTGTTCTCCATGCTCATCATCATCGCGGCCTATCTGCCCATCTTCATGCTGGAGCGGGTGGAGGGGCGCATCTTCAGCCCCATGGCCAACACGGTGGTGGCGGCGCTGGTGGGCGCGCTCGTCTTCTCGGTGACGCTGGTGCCGGTGCTCGCCTCGTTCGTCTATCGCAAGGGGGCCAGGCACAAGGAGAGCCCGGTGCTGAAGCTGGCCGAGCGCGCCTACGGCCCCACGCTGAGGTTCGCCCTGAAGCGGCCCGCGCTGGTGCTGGGCGTGGCCACGGCGGGCCTGTTGGTGGCGGGGGTGATGGTGCCGCGGCTGGGCAGCGAGTTCCTCCCCGCGCTCAACGAGGGCAGCATCTACATGACCTTCAGCCTGCCCCCCAATGTCTCGCTCACCGAGGGCCGCAAGCTGGTGCCGCGCATCACCCACCTCATCGAGCAGGCGCCGCAGGTGGAGCAGGTGCTCTCCGCCCTGGGCCGCCCCGAGGACGGCACGGACGCCAAGCTGGCCAACAACCTGGAGTTCTTCGTCAAGCTCAAGCCGCCGCACGAGTGGCCCAAGGAGACGCCCACGCTCGACGAGGTGATGGACGCGCTCAAGAGGCCCATCGACGGCATCCCCGGCCTGGAGGTGAACTTCAGCCAGCCCATCGGCGACAACGTCAACGAGAGCATCTCCGGCCAGCAGGGACAGATCGCCGTGAAGCTCTTCGGTGACGACCTGGCGGCGCTGCAGGAATTGGCGGAGAAGGTGAAGAACAGCATCTCCCATGTGGAGGGTGTGGCGGACCTGGGCCTGGTGAAGAGCGCGGCGGTGTTGCAGGTGCAGGTGACGCCGGACCGGGTGGCGCTCGCGCGCTACGGCATGGACATGGGCGAGTTCCAGCACGTGCTGCAGACGGCGCTCAGCGGCCAGCCGGTGAGCGAGTTCTGGGACGGTGAGCGGCGCTTCGACGTCGTCATGCGTCTGCCCTCCTCCAGCCGCGACGACGTGGAGAAGATCCGCAAGCTGCGCGTTCCGGTGGACGGTGGAGTGACGGTGCCGCTCGAGGCGCTGGCCCAGGTGGGCAACGGCCAGGGCCGCGCGTCCATCAATCGCGAGAATGGCCGGCGTTACATCGGCATCCGCATGAACGTGCGTGGGCGCGACATGGGCTCGTTCGTGGAGGAGGCTCGCGCGAAGGTGGCCAGGGAAGTGCCCCTGCCCCAGGGTGTGGGCATCGAGTGGGGTGGCGAGTTCGAGAGCAAGGAGCGCGCGATGCACCGGCTGCTGACGGTGGTGCCGGTGGCGCTCGTGCTGACGCTGCTGCTGCTCTTCAAGGCGTTCAACTCGTTTGGCCGCGCGGTCATCACGCTGCTGAACGTGCCCTTCGCGCTGATCGGGGGCGTCTTCGGCCTGTTCCTCGCGGGCATGCCGCTGTCGGTGGCGGCGGCGGTGGGCTTCATCGCGCTCATCGGCCAGGCGGCGCTCAACGGGGTGCTGGTGATGTCGGCCATCGCCGAGCGGCGCGAGGCGGGCGAGCCGCTGGAGTCCGCCATCCTCAACGGCGCGATGGAGCGCCTGCGGCCGGTGCTGATGACGGCGTCGCTGGCGGCGCTGGGCCTGGTGCCGGCGTGCTTGAGCCGGGGCATTGGCTCGGAGACGCAGAAGCCGCTGGCGGTGGTGATCGTGGCGGGGACCATTTCCGCGTGCGTGCTGACGCTGGTGTTGCTGCCGGTGCTCTATCGCCTGTTCACCCAGTACACCGAGCGGCTGGTGGACAAGATGCCAGTGAGCTTCCTCAAGGTGGTGCCGTCGGCGGAGAAGATTCGCAAGGCGGGCTGA
- a CDS encoding type VI immunity family protein, protein MSNRYPRIRRYDEHGPLMLREGLVLCFFMRHSHDAIAQAVIRALDIYLDAVGPEKLGWSLEPERDDDPDEEGIETVMRPLDSVQWASVRRKLSDPISCLLQLEEHENQVGGFHVEYYGRQRATLERPARSQTVSALSFWLPTEYLEEKGPSRVRDMAVAMARELPINSGYVSLAFNYLFRFRDVVRAVHENCFRYPGLDVHDLSDASMELGTRVRGAYWLNFYGQPLLGQLGGADRLRQQLDSPQVSVEELGKGKVLVALGAEPTTGEVERKSELHPYRALTRVLEPFLHQEKPGWFSFSLEQLRHWEHRFTT, encoded by the coding sequence ATGAGCAATCGCTATCCGCGAATCAGACGGTACGACGAGCATGGCCCATTGATGCTCCGAGAGGGGCTGGTCCTCTGCTTTTTCATGCGGCACTCGCACGATGCGATAGCACAAGCCGTCATACGCGCCCTGGACATCTATCTCGATGCGGTAGGACCCGAGAAGCTGGGCTGGTCCCTGGAGCCAGAAAGGGACGACGATCCCGATGAAGAGGGCATTGAGACGGTCATGCGACCACTCGACAGTGTGCAGTGGGCAAGCGTTCGAAGGAAATTGAGCGACCCCATCAGTTGCCTCCTCCAATTGGAAGAGCATGAAAACCAGGTGGGTGGATTCCATGTCGAGTACTACGGCAGACAACGCGCCACCCTCGAACGCCCTGCTCGGTCACAAACCGTTAGCGCACTGTCCTTCTGGTTGCCCACGGAGTACCTGGAGGAGAAGGGCCCCTCGCGGGTCAGGGACATGGCCGTGGCGATGGCTCGCGAGCTTCCCATCAACTCAGGCTATGTCAGTCTCGCCTTCAACTACCTTTTCAGGTTCCGAGACGTCGTCCGTGCGGTACACGAAAATTGCTTCCGCTACCCGGGTCTGGATGTGCATGACCTGAGCGACGCGTCCATGGAACTCGGCACACGGGTTCGCGGGGCGTATTGGTTGAACTTCTACGGACAGCCGCTGCTCGGACAACTCGGAGGCGCGGACCGTCTTCGCCAGCAACTCGATTCACCCCAGGTCTCCGTCGAAGAACTCGGGAAAGGAAAGGTTCTGGTGGCGCTCGGGGCGGAACCAACGACAGGGGAAGTGGAACGGAAGAGCGAGCTACATCCGTATCGGGCCCTGACCCGGGTGCTGGAGCCCTTTCTGCATCAGGAGAAACCAGGCTGGTTCAGCTTCTCCCTGGAGCAACTGCGTCACTGGGAGCACCGATTCACGACCTGA
- a CDS encoding efflux RND transporter periplasmic adaptor subunit, with protein sequence MTASSSRSPRRPFWLAAAGLGVGAAVSVGLVLGRPSNAEAEPTPVSGPVVKGESVQLPPEGPQWQYIELAVAAEASALAPLPAPGRVELDERRTASMGAPLAGRVDQVRVRIGDRVKAGDRLFSVRSAAYADLDREQKSAETEVADKQRVADRLRELVNLQAAPEKELLAAEAELRQARLALEAARAKRASLSVSAEGDNLFWVTAPRAGTVVELDVVSNQEVTPERDKPLARISDLSEVLVIADMQESDASDLREGQPAIVRTQSGGVERRGMVERVSEVVDPRRRTVEVRVRVVNEDRVLRPNAFMEVTPEAPADVRRVRVPASAVVTDGARSVVFVAREAGRLERVAVMTGRRRDGEVELRAGLETGSRYVARGALLLENTIELAD encoded by the coding sequence ATGACCGCATCCTCCTCCCGTTCTCCCCGCCGTCCCTTCTGGCTCGCCGCCGCCGGTCTCGGCGTGGGCGCCGCCGTCTCCGTGGGCCTGGTGCTCGGCCGCCCCTCGAACGCCGAGGCCGAGCCCACGCCCGTGTCCGGTCCCGTCGTCAAGGGCGAGAGCGTGCAACTGCCCCCGGAGGGGCCGCAGTGGCAGTACATCGAGCTCGCGGTGGCCGCGGAGGCATCCGCGCTCGCGCCGCTGCCCGCGCCCGGCCGCGTGGAGCTGGACGAGCGCCGCACCGCCTCCATGGGCGCGCCCCTGGCGGGCCGGGTGGATCAGGTGCGCGTGCGCATCGGTGACCGGGTGAAGGCGGGAGACCGGCTCTTCTCCGTGCGCTCGGCGGCCTACGCGGACCTGGATCGCGAGCAGAAGAGCGCCGAGACGGAGGTGGCGGACAAGCAGCGCGTGGCGGACCGGCTGCGCGAGCTGGTGAACCTGCAGGCCGCGCCGGAGAAGGAGCTGCTGGCCGCCGAGGCCGAGCTGCGCCAGGCGAGGCTGGCCCTGGAGGCGGCTCGGGCCAAGCGCGCCAGCCTCTCGGTGTCCGCCGAGGGCGACAACCTCTTCTGGGTGACGGCGCCGCGCGCGGGCACGGTGGTGGAGCTGGACGTGGTGTCCAACCAGGAGGTGACGCCGGAGCGCGACAAGCCGCTCGCGCGCATCTCGGACCTGAGCGAGGTGCTGGTCATCGCGGACATGCAGGAGTCGGACGCCTCGGACCTGCGCGAGGGCCAGCCGGCCATCGTCCGCACGCAGTCGGGTGGAGTGGAGCGGCGTGGCATGGTGGAGCGTGTCTCGGAGGTGGTGGACCCGCGGCGGCGCACGGTGGAGGTGCGGGTGCGGGTGGTGAACGAGGATCGGGTGCTGCGCCCCAACGCCTTCATGGAGGTGACGCCCGAGGCGCCCGCGGACGTGAGGCGCGTGCGCGTGCCGGCCAGCGCCGTGGTGACGGACGGGGCGCGCTCGGTCGTCTTCGTGGCGCGGGAGGCCGGACGGCTGGAGCGCGTGGCGGTGATGACGGGCCGCCGCCGGGACGGCGAGGTCGAACTGCGCGCCGGGTTGGAGACGGGCAGCCGCTACGTCGCCCGCGGCGCGCTGCTGCTGGAGAACACCATCGAGCTGGCGGACTAG
- the radA gene encoding DNA repair protein RadA, translating to MAKAKTHYACQACGYQSAKWLGKCPDCGAWSSLVEETETKVDEKRPAWGASGGASKPVRLREVSGEQEQRRHTGIAEFDRVLGGGVVDGSLVLLGGDPGIGKSTLLLAALDRLGHAGPVLYVSGEESLRQTKMRAERLRVEGEAIHLFAETDADRVLSVAESLKPRALVVDSIQTMYLPELGSAPGSISQVREVAGRFMAYAKRSGVPTFLVGHVTKEGSIAGPRVLEHMVDTVLYFEGERGHPFRILRAHKNRFGSTNEIGVFEMKGAGLVEVADPSALFLAERPAGKAGSVVTCTLNGTRPLLVEVQALVAPTGYGTARRTAIGVDGNRVALLAAVLEKKEDIPLVGCDLFVNVAGGMQLSEPACDLAVCAALVSSLQNRPLEAHTLVLGEVGLAGEVRAVGQVEPRLAEAAKMGFQRAVIPKGSARRLEDSKLEVVGVETLSEALGAMFD from the coding sequence ATGGCGAAGGCGAAGACGCATTACGCGTGTCAGGCGTGCGGGTACCAGTCGGCGAAGTGGTTGGGCAAATGCCCTGACTGCGGCGCGTGGAGCTCGCTGGTGGAGGAGACCGAGACGAAGGTGGACGAGAAGCGCCCGGCCTGGGGCGCCTCGGGCGGAGCCTCCAAGCCGGTGCGGCTGCGCGAGGTGAGCGGCGAGCAGGAGCAGCGCCGGCACACGGGCATCGCCGAGTTCGACCGGGTCCTCGGTGGCGGAGTGGTGGACGGCTCTCTGGTGCTGCTCGGCGGCGACCCCGGCATCGGCAAGTCCACGCTGCTGCTCGCCGCGTTGGATCGGCTGGGCCACGCGGGCCCGGTGCTCTACGTGTCGGGCGAGGAGTCGCTGCGGCAGACGAAGATGCGCGCCGAGCGCCTGCGGGTGGAGGGCGAGGCCATCCACCTCTTCGCGGAGACGGACGCGGACCGGGTGCTCTCGGTGGCCGAGTCGCTCAAGCCCCGGGCGCTGGTGGTGGACTCCATCCAGACCATGTACCTGCCGGAGCTGGGCAGCGCGCCGGGGAGCATCTCCCAGGTGCGCGAGGTGGCCGGGCGCTTCATGGCCTACGCCAAGCGCAGCGGCGTGCCCACCTTCCTCGTGGGCCACGTGACGAAGGAGGGCTCCATCGCGGGCCCGCGCGTGCTCGAGCACATGGTGGACACCGTCCTCTACTTCGAGGGCGAGCGCGGCCACCCCTTCCGGATTCTGCGGGCGCACAAGAACCGCTTCGGCTCGACGAACGAGATTGGCGTCTTCGAGATGAAGGGCGCGGGGCTGGTGGAGGTGGCCGACCCCTCGGCGCTCTTCCTCGCCGAGCGCCCGGCGGGCAAGGCGGGCAGCGTGGTGACGTGCACGCTCAATGGCACGCGCCCCCTGCTGGTGGAGGTGCAGGCGCTGGTGGCGCCCACCGGCTACGGCACCGCGCGGCGCACGGCCATCGGCGTGGATGGCAACCGCGTGGCCCTGCTCGCCGCGGTGTTGGAGAAGAAGGAGGACATTCCACTGGTGGGCTGCGACCTCTTCGTCAACGTGGCCGGCGGCATGCAGTTGTCCGAGCCGGCATGTGACCTGGCGGTGTGCGCGGCCCTGGTGAGCAGCCTGCAGAACCGGCCACTGGAGGCGCATACCCTGGTGCTCGGCGAGGTGGGACTCGCGGGCGAGGTGCGCGCGGTGGGCCAGGTGGAGCCGCGACTCGCCGAGGCGGCGAAGATGGGCTTCCAGCGCGCCGTCATTCCCAAGGGCAGCGCCCGGCGGCTCGAGGACTCCAAGCTGGAGGTGGTGGGCGTGGAGACGCTGTCCGAGGCGCTCGGCGCCATGTTCGACTGA
- the bioB gene encoding biotin synthase BioB, translating into MSAHAPSDDSFHGHAHFATPPPGVTVRHDWTLPEVRALYALPLLELIHKAQTVHRAVFQDNKVQLCSLLSIKTGGCPEDCGYCPQAARHHTGVKAEKLMPVEAVLASAAQARAAGATRFCMGAAWREVKDGPQFDSVLEMVKGVKALGMEACATLGMLSESQAVRLREAGLSAYNHNLDTSAEHYEDIITTRTYDDRLRTLERVRRAGISVCSGGIIGLGESVEDRCGLLLTLANQEVHPESVPINALVAVKGTPLENQKPVESVEMVRTIATARLLMPLSMVRLSAGRKQMNEEAQLLCMLAGANSIFFGDKLLTTGNPEYAQDMALLEKAGIRPLEPDTSR; encoded by the coding sequence ATGTCCGCCCACGCCCCTTCCGACGACTCGTTCCACGGCCACGCCCACTTCGCCACGCCGCCTCCCGGAGTCACCGTCCGCCATGACTGGACGCTGCCCGAGGTGCGGGCCCTCTACGCGCTGCCGCTCCTGGAGCTCATCCACAAGGCGCAGACCGTCCACCGGGCCGTCTTCCAGGACAACAAGGTGCAGTTGTGCTCGCTCTTGTCCATCAAGACGGGCGGCTGTCCCGAGGACTGCGGCTACTGCCCCCAGGCGGCGCGCCACCACACGGGGGTGAAGGCCGAGAAGCTCATGCCGGTGGAGGCCGTGCTCGCCTCCGCCGCCCAGGCGCGGGCCGCGGGCGCCACGCGCTTCTGCATGGGCGCGGCCTGGCGCGAGGTGAAGGACGGTCCCCAGTTCGACAGCGTCCTGGAGATGGTGAAGGGCGTGAAGGCGCTCGGCATGGAGGCGTGCGCCACGCTGGGCATGCTCTCCGAGAGCCAGGCCGTGCGGCTGCGCGAGGCGGGCCTGTCCGCCTACAACCACAACCTGGACACCTCGGCCGAGCACTACGAGGACATCATCACCACGCGCACGTATGACGATCGGCTGCGCACGCTCGAGCGCGTGCGCAGGGCGGGCATCTCCGTGTGCTCGGGCGGCATCATCGGCCTGGGCGAGAGCGTGGAGGACCGCTGCGGGCTGTTGCTCACGCTGGCCAACCAGGAGGTGCACCCGGAGTCGGTGCCCATCAACGCGCTGGTGGCGGTGAAGGGCACGCCCCTGGAGAACCAGAAGCCGGTGGAGTCGGTGGAGATGGTGCGCACCATCGCCACGGCGCGCCTGCTCATGCCCCTGTCCATGGTGCGCCTGTCCGCGGGCCGCAAGCAGATGAACGAGGAGGCGCAGCTGCTCTGCATGCTCGCGGGCGCCAACTCCATCTTCTTCGGCGACAAGCTGCTCACCACGGGCAACCCCGAGTACGCCCAGGACATGGCCCTGCTGGAGAAGGCGGGCATCCGGCCGCTGGAACCGGACACGTCCCGGTGA
- a CDS encoding GlsB/YeaQ/YmgE family stress response membrane protein, producing the protein MSIIWFIVVGLVAGLIARALVPGRQSMGVIATMLLGIVGSFVGGFIGALFSPGRSVLDLQPSGLIMSVIGSIVVLFLAGWAGRGRRIHA; encoded by the coding sequence ATGAGCATCATTTGGTTCATCGTGGTGGGTCTGGTGGCGGGTCTGATCGCGCGTGCTCTGGTTCCGGGCCGCCAGTCCATGGGTGTCATCGCGACGATGTTGCTGGGTATCGTGGGCTCGTTCGTGGGTGGCTTCATCGGCGCGCTGTTCTCGCCGGGTCGGAGCGTGCTGGACCTGCAGCCCTCGGGTCTCATCATGTCGGTGATTGGCTCCATCGTCGTGTTGTTCCTGGCGGGCTGGGCGGGCCGCGGACGCAGAATCCACGCCTGA